Proteins found in one Drosophila busckii strain San Diego stock center, stock number 13000-0081.31 chromosome 2R, ASM1175060v1, whole genome shotgun sequence genomic segment:
- the LOC108601649 gene encoding 60S ribosomal protein L15, giving the protein MGAYRYMQELYRKKQSDVMRYLLRIRVWQYRQLTKLHRSPRPTRPDKARRLGYRAKQGFVIYRIRVRRGGRKRPVPKGCTYGKPKSHGVNQLKPYRGLQSIAEERVGRRLGGLRVLNSYWVAQDASYKYFEVILVDIHHNAICRDPKINWICKHVHKHRELRGLTSAGKSSRGIGKGYRYSQTIGGSRRAAWKRKNREHMHRKR; this is encoded by the exons ATGGGTGCCTACCGGTATATGCAAGAGCTTTATAGGAAAAAGCAGAGTGATGTTATGCGCTATCTGCTCCGCATTCGCGTTTGGCAATACCGCCAGTTGACCAAACTACATCGTTCACCACGACCCACACGTCCGGATAAGGCGCGTCGTCTGGGTTACCGTGCAAAGCAGGGATTCGTTATATACCGAATTCGTGTACGTCGCGGTGGTCGCAAGCGTCCAGTTCCCAAAGGTTGTACTTATGGCAAGCCAAAAAGCCATGGTGTTAACCAACTGAAGCCTTATCGTGGACTACAATCCATTGCTGAG GAACGTGTTGGCCGTAGACTTGGAGGTTTACGTGTGCTTAACTCTTACTGGGTGGCTCAGGACGCTTCATACAAATACTTTGAAGTTATTTTGGTAGATATTCATCATAATGCTATTTGCCGTGATCCGAAGATTAACTGGATATGCAAGCATGTGCACAAGCATCGCGAGTTGCGTGGCTTGACTTCAGCTGGAAAGAGTTCTCGTGGCATTGGCAAGGGCTACAGATACTCGCAGACCATCGGTGGATCCAGACGTGCCGCATGGAAACGTAAGAATCGCGAGCACATGCATAGGAAGCGTTAA
- the LOC108601650 gene encoding transcription elongation factor 1 homolog produces the protein MGRRKSKRKPPPKRKNIEPLDQQFNCPFCNHEKSCEVKMDKGRNTAKITCRVCLEDFQTGINFLSEPIDVYNDWVDACETAN, from the exons ATGGGAAGACGGAAATCTAAGAGGAAGCCTCCTCCAAAGAGAAAAAATATTGAACCTCTGGATCAGCAGTTTAATTGCCCGTTTTGCAATCATGAAAAATCTTGTGAAGTGAAAAT GGACAAAGGAAGGAATACGGCTAAAATAACATGCCGTGTTTGCCTAGAGGACTTTCAAACTGGGATTAATTTTCTTTCCGAACCAATTGATGTGTACAATGATTGGGTTGATGCTTGTGAAACAGCAAACTAA